In Levilactobacillus brevis, a single genomic region encodes these proteins:
- a CDS encoding phage holin family protein, producing MRFWTRILVNAVIFLALAGFFQSSMAGSLQNAFYVSGVGIALLASFVLALLNAVVKPILFVLSLPITVLTLGLFSVVINAIMLELTAWFVGSNFAFASFWITMMVAVIMSIFNAIISDHFARN from the coding sequence ATGCGCTTTTGGACCAGAATTCTAGTCAATGCCGTGATTTTCTTGGCATTGGCTGGTTTTTTTCAAAGCTCGATGGCCGGCAGTCTGCAGAACGCCTTCTACGTATCGGGTGTGGGCATCGCGTTACTGGCAAGCTTCGTTCTCGCCCTGCTAAATGCGGTCGTCAAGCCGATTCTATTCGTGTTATCGCTACCGATTACCGTGCTGACGCTGGGGCTCTTTAGCGTCGTGATCAACGCGATCATGTTGGAATTAACCGCGTGGTTCGTGGGGAGCAACTTCGCCTTCGCTTCGTTTTGGATTACCATGATGGTGGCGGTAATCATGTCCATCTTCAATGCCATCATCAGTGATCATTTCGCCCGGAATTAA
- the pstC gene encoding phosphate ABC transporter permease subunit PstC — protein MKTTEQLEQQLKRHSKAAKLEIWGKVVSFSALLLIVAVVVAIIGFVASKGLATFFSNHVSLWDFLSGKSWNPGVTDAHGKPEVGALPMIVGSFLITILSAIVATPFAIGTAVFMNEISPNKGAKILQPVTELLVGIPSVVYGFIGLSVVVPVTRTIFGGSGFGILSGTCVLFVMILPTVTSMSVDALRSVPRYYREASLALGATQWQTIYKVVLRAATPGMMTAVVFGMARAFGEALAVQMVIGNAALMPGSLVDPASTLTSVLTTGIGNTVMGSLQNNALWSLALVLLLMSLVFNLIIRLIGRKGRLQ, from the coding sequence ATGAAAACCACAGAACAACTGGAACAACAGCTGAAGCGTCATTCCAAGGCCGCCAAGCTAGAAATTTGGGGCAAGGTGGTTAGCTTCTCCGCGCTCCTGCTGATTGTGGCCGTCGTGGTGGCTATCATTGGGTTCGTGGCCTCCAAGGGACTCGCGACATTCTTTAGCAACCACGTGAGTCTCTGGGATTTCTTGTCCGGCAAGAGTTGGAATCCAGGCGTTACGGATGCCCACGGTAAGCCGGAAGTCGGCGCCCTGCCGATGATCGTTGGCTCGTTTCTGATTACGATCCTGTCGGCCATCGTGGCGACGCCGTTTGCGATTGGGACGGCAGTCTTCATGAATGAGATTTCGCCTAATAAGGGGGCGAAGATTCTCCAACCGGTGACGGAACTGCTGGTGGGGATTCCCTCCGTGGTTTACGGCTTCATTGGGCTATCCGTGGTCGTTCCCGTGACCCGGACCATCTTTGGCGGCAGTGGTTTCGGGATTCTCTCCGGAACCTGCGTACTCTTCGTCATGATTCTTCCTACGGTGACGTCGATGAGCGTGGATGCCTTGCGGTCGGTGCCCCGGTACTACCGGGAAGCCTCACTGGCCCTCGGCGCCACGCAATGGCAGACCATCTACAAAGTGGTCTTGCGCGCCGCTACGCCGGGCATGATGACGGCGGTGGTCTTCGGGATGGCGCGGGCCTTCGGTGAAGCGTTGGCCGTGCAAATGGTGATTGGGAACGCCGCGTTGATGCCAGGAAGTCTGGTTGATCCGGCCTCCACTCTGACCTCCGTGTTGACGACGGGGATCGGGAACACCGTCATGGGGTCGCTACAAAACAATGCGTTGTGGTCCTTAGCCTTAGTCCTGCTCCTCATGTCCTTAGTCTTTAACCTGATCATTCGTTTGATTGGTCGAAAGGGGCGTCTCCAATAG
- the pstB gene encoding phosphate ABC transporter ATP-binding protein PstB, producing the protein MFLSNDVTQNTEMLDRHVVQPTDPQHPTILSTEDLHVYYGKKEAISEGDLRFASNQITALIGPSGSGKSTFLRSLNRMNDRIATVTGKIMYRGVDINQPDIDVYEMRRRVGMVFQRPNPFAKSIYDNIAFALRLRGVTDKHALDEIVETSLKQAALWNQVKDDLNKSALALSGGQAQRLCIARAIAVKPDILLLDEPASALDPVSTSQLEDTLLELKQHYSIIIVTHNMQQAGRISEYTAFFNQGRVLEYDTTSHIFTNPQVQVTSDYVSGNFG; encoded by the coding sequence ATGTTTTTAAGTAATGATGTTACCCAGAACACGGAGATGCTGGACCGGCACGTGGTTCAACCAACCGATCCGCAGCATCCGACAATTCTATCCACCGAGGACTTGCACGTCTATTATGGTAAGAAGGAAGCCATTTCCGAGGGTGATCTGCGGTTCGCCAGCAACCAGATCACCGCGTTAATCGGGCCGTCTGGTTCCGGTAAATCGACCTTTCTGCGTTCTTTGAACCGGATGAACGACCGGATCGCCACGGTGACTGGTAAGATCATGTATCGCGGCGTGGATATCAATCAACCCGACATCGACGTCTACGAGATGCGGCGCCGGGTGGGGATGGTCTTTCAGCGACCGAATCCATTTGCCAAATCCATCTACGACAACATCGCCTTCGCACTGCGACTACGGGGCGTGACCGATAAGCACGCGTTAGATGAAATCGTAGAAACTTCCCTCAAGCAGGCCGCCCTCTGGAATCAGGTTAAAGATGATCTGAACAAGAGTGCGCTAGCGCTGTCGGGGGGGCAGGCACAACGCCTGTGTATTGCCAGAGCCATCGCGGTCAAGCCGGATATCCTGTTGTTGGATGAGCCGGCCAGTGCGTTGGATCCGGTGTCGACCAGTCAGTTAGAAGACACTTTGTTGGAGCTTAAGCAGCACTACAGCATTATTATCGTGACCCACAACATGCAACAAGCCGGGCGGATTAGCGAGTATACGGCATTTTTTAACCAGGGGCGCGTATTGGAATACGATACGACGAGCCATATCTTCACCAATCCGCAGGTGCAGGTCACGAGTGATTACGTTTCGGGGAACTTCGGTTAA
- a CDS encoding PAS domain-containing sensor histidine kinase, translated as MMKRLLVVWLTVGVANTLLVWLVRPSQLGIAVFISWSVALIETAGVSVLLRWGDQRIGILTKKVEGIRHAKTPAHVLLSPHDPFYQLALQINYLQTHQRKVQRQMAGQNQEFATLLDYLPIGVMVIDRYRKVELANPAMEQFLQQQISPRRHPFTQDVRQFELASLINTALSESTTQHRVLKLPGTPHERTVDAQAIYTETSQDYFQVLVLLYDVTEVYAVEQMQVDFVSNASHELKTPVTAISGFAKTLLAGAKDDPEKLTEFLKIIDEQSERLVELINDVLTISHLKSGNAVELAEVPVGQQIGMQVSLLQPLAAVNQVTLINEVPTDLVAATDQHKFDQILKNVLGNAIKYNRPNGTVTLTAAVTGKTWSLRIADTGVGISAQDQLRVFERFYRAEVSHSNQRVSGSGLGLAIVRELVESLNGKIDLQSKLDEGTTVTLTFPVNAPS; from the coding sequence ATCATGAAACGCCTACTCGTGGTGTGGCTAACGGTGGGCGTAGCCAATACGCTATTGGTCTGGTTGGTACGGCCGTCACAGCTCGGGATTGCGGTCTTCATCAGCTGGTCGGTGGCCCTCATCGAGACGGCGGGGGTGAGTGTGCTCTTACGATGGGGCGACCAACGGATTGGTATTCTCACCAAGAAGGTCGAAGGGATTCGTCACGCCAAGACACCAGCCCACGTGCTCTTGTCGCCGCATGATCCCTTCTACCAGTTGGCCCTCCAGATTAATTATTTGCAGACGCACCAACGGAAAGTCCAGCGTCAAATGGCCGGACAGAATCAGGAATTTGCGACGCTACTGGATTATCTTCCCATTGGGGTCATGGTGATCGACCGGTATCGAAAAGTTGAACTGGCCAATCCGGCGATGGAGCAGTTCTTACAGCAACAGATTTCACCGCGACGGCATCCATTTACGCAGGACGTCCGGCAGTTCGAGCTGGCCAGCCTCATCAACACGGCGTTAAGCGAATCAACCACCCAGCATCGGGTCCTAAAGTTACCAGGGACACCGCATGAACGGACGGTCGATGCTCAGGCCATTTATACGGAAACGTCTCAGGATTATTTCCAAGTCTTGGTCTTGCTGTATGACGTAACGGAGGTCTACGCGGTTGAGCAGATGCAGGTGGACTTCGTGTCCAATGCTTCGCATGAACTGAAGACACCGGTGACGGCCATCTCGGGTTTTGCCAAGACGCTCTTGGCCGGCGCTAAGGATGATCCCGAGAAGCTGACGGAATTCTTGAAAATCATCGACGAGCAGAGTGAACGGCTCGTGGAGCTCATCAACGATGTGTTGACGATTTCTCATCTGAAATCTGGTAACGCGGTCGAATTGGCGGAAGTGCCGGTGGGCCAACAGATTGGGATGCAGGTCTCCCTGTTGCAACCATTGGCGGCGGTCAATCAGGTTACCTTGATTAATGAGGTACCGACCGATCTAGTCGCGGCCACGGACCAGCACAAATTTGATCAAATCTTGAAGAACGTCTTGGGTAACGCCATCAAATACAATCGGCCCAACGGCACAGTCACGTTGACAGCGGCGGTGACTGGTAAGACGTGGTCACTACGGATTGCGGATACCGGCGTGGGCATTTCTGCGCAGGATCAACTGCGCGTCTTCGAACGCTTCTATCGAGCGGAAGTCTCTCATTCCAATCAACGGGTGAGCGGTAGTGGCTTGGGCCTCGCCATTGTTCGCGAGTTGGTCGAGTCACTCAACGGTAAGATTGATTTGCAAAGCAAGCTGGACGAAGGGACCACGGTCACTCTGACTTTCCCGGTGAATGCGCCGAGTTAG
- the hprK gene encoding HPr(Ser) kinase/phosphatase, whose translation MPESVTVADLVKANRLDVYSGEDHLDRLITTSDISRPGLELTGYFNYYPAKRIQLLGITETSFAKGMTHEKILDVMRKMCQPETPAFVISTQLDPPEELKQSAEEAEIPILGTKLTTSRVLSNMTNFLEGKLAERQSVHGVLVDIYGVGVMITGDSGVGKSETALELVKRGHRLIADDRVEVYQQDEQTLVGAAPAILSHLLEIRGIGIIDVMNLFGAGAVRSETDIDLIVHLQAWKDDNHFDRLGNNSESQKFFDVVVPKITIPVRTGRNLAIIVEAAAMNFRARSMGYDATKVFDENLNRLIKQNSQNK comes from the coding sequence ATGCCAGAGAGTGTTACAGTGGCTGATCTTGTGAAGGCGAACCGGCTAGATGTCTATTCCGGTGAGGATCACTTGGATCGGCTGATTACAACCAGTGATATTTCACGTCCCGGTCTGGAATTAACCGGGTACTTTAACTATTATCCAGCTAAACGAATTCAACTATTAGGGATTACGGAAACGTCCTTTGCTAAAGGGATGACTCACGAGAAGATTCTCGACGTCATGCGGAAAATGTGTCAACCGGAGACCCCGGCGTTCGTGATTTCTACCCAGCTGGATCCCCCCGAGGAATTGAAACAATCCGCCGAAGAGGCCGAGATTCCAATCCTGGGGACCAAGTTGACGACGTCTCGGGTCTTGAGTAACATGACCAACTTCCTCGAAGGTAAGTTGGCCGAACGTCAGTCTGTGCACGGCGTCTTGGTTGATATCTACGGGGTCGGGGTCATGATTACCGGAGATTCCGGTGTTGGTAAAAGTGAAACCGCTTTGGAGCTGGTCAAGCGGGGCCACCGGTTGATTGCCGATGACCGGGTTGAGGTTTATCAACAGGATGAACAGACCCTGGTCGGGGCCGCGCCAGCCATCCTGAGTCACTTGCTGGAAATTCGGGGGATTGGGATCATCGATGTCATGAACCTGTTTGGTGCGGGTGCCGTGCGGTCCGAGACCGATATTGACCTGATTGTCCACTTGCAGGCTTGGAAGGACGACAACCATTTCGACCGATTGGGGAACAACAGCGAGTCACAGAAGTTCTTCGATGTGGTCGTACCAAAGATTACGATTCCCGTCAGAACTGGGCGGAACCTGGCCATTATCGTTGAAGCCGCGGCCATGAACTTCCGGGCACGGTCAATGGGCTACGATGCCACCAAGGTCTTCGACGAGAACTTGAACCGATTAATCAAACAAAACTCACAAAACAAATAG
- a CDS encoding response regulator transcription factor, producing the protein MSRVLVVDDEPAIVTLLQYNLEQADYQVVTAIDGEQALNLALHEKFDVILLDLMLPKLDGVEVTKRLRQEKISTPIIMITAKTSEFDTVFGLELGADDYITKPFSPREVIARMKAVMRRYHGDEPEEKPATPAANLLHVADLTIDQDKFQVKRGDQTIELTPKEFELLLFFAKRPGKVWSREQLLEGVWGFDYSGQTRMVDIHVSHLREKIEIDPKHPKLLKTVRGFGYTFEAQS; encoded by the coding sequence ATGAGTAGAGTCCTAGTCGTCGATGACGAACCAGCAATCGTGACCCTCTTGCAGTACAACTTGGAACAGGCAGACTATCAGGTTGTGACTGCAATTGACGGGGAGCAAGCGTTGAATTTGGCACTGCATGAGAAGTTTGATGTGATTTTATTGGATTTGATGCTACCAAAGTTAGATGGTGTTGAAGTGACCAAACGGTTGCGGCAAGAAAAAATCAGCACACCCATCATCATGATTACGGCTAAGACCAGTGAGTTTGATACCGTCTTTGGCCTAGAACTCGGCGCGGATGATTACATCACCAAGCCATTTAGTCCCCGTGAAGTGATTGCGCGCATGAAGGCTGTGATGCGGCGGTACCACGGGGATGAACCGGAAGAAAAGCCAGCGACACCAGCGGCTAATCTGCTACACGTCGCGGATTTGACGATTGACCAGGATAAGTTCCAGGTCAAACGCGGCGACCAGACGATCGAGTTAACCCCCAAGGAATTCGAACTCCTCTTGTTCTTTGCTAAACGGCCGGGTAAGGTGTGGAGCCGTGAACAGTTACTCGAAGGCGTGTGGGGCTTTGACTACAGTGGTCAGACCAGAATGGTCGATATCCACGTGTCCCATTTGCGCGAAAAGATTGAAATTGATCCCAAGCACCCCAAGCTCCTTAAGACCGTTCGCGGCTTTGGGTATACGTTTGAGGCCCAATCATGA
- a CDS encoding serine protease, producing the protein MRIVIACGSYLLQLMVWVAVLRLWVTSRSRIKHERQNFGSAVYSDHFELRHFLTQGLVLGAALSVVNVLVGFSLPLLWVVIYELLAVVTLIVLPTTVLPLTLIVVSTLITIGASTLGGPYIAELPSLAPTGLKWGLNAVPVQNYLWLAAFFFLILGHWLSRYGGRFTAPRIYAKQRGKRIAGYPWREFLVLPMVTLVPGDWFASHWAFWPLLTIHGQTFAVLVVPLLVGLRFTVFRQVPRVVYQGIAKKLVWLALAALVFFGWTIYRPQDVAITLVLLLVGYAIILWRAKRYDAQQQFWYSQVDDGVRVLAIRPRTPAVKLDLAAGDIILECNHQPIDSETSFYEALLINPTYCHLKVRNMAGELKVTETAIYAGAPHEIGIVLFRDQEG; encoded by the coding sequence ATGCGGATAGTTATTGCGTGTGGCAGTTACCTCCTCCAACTGATGGTTTGGGTGGCGGTACTGCGGTTGTGGGTGACGAGTCGCTCACGGATTAAGCACGAACGGCAAAATTTTGGGAGTGCCGTTTACAGCGATCATTTTGAATTGCGTCATTTCTTAACTCAGGGGCTGGTGTTGGGGGCCGCCCTATCGGTAGTGAACGTGCTGGTTGGGTTCAGCCTGCCACTGCTGTGGGTTGTGATTTATGAACTCCTGGCGGTGGTGACTCTGATTGTTCTACCGACCACCGTCTTACCCCTAACGTTAATTGTGGTGAGCACGCTCATCACGATTGGCGCCAGCACCTTGGGGGGACCTTACATAGCCGAGCTTCCCAGCTTGGCACCGACCGGTCTGAAATGGGGGCTGAACGCTGTGCCGGTCCAGAATTACCTGTGGCTGGCGGCCTTCTTCTTCCTGATTTTAGGGCACTGGTTGTCACGGTATGGCGGTCGCTTCACGGCCCCTCGAATCTACGCGAAGCAACGGGGCAAGCGCATCGCTGGCTATCCTTGGCGAGAATTCTTAGTCTTGCCAATGGTCACACTGGTTCCCGGCGACTGGTTTGCCAGTCATTGGGCCTTTTGGCCGTTGCTGACGATTCACGGCCAGACCTTTGCCGTACTGGTTGTGCCGTTACTTGTGGGACTACGGTTTACCGTTTTCCGGCAGGTGCCCCGAGTCGTCTATCAAGGCATTGCCAAAAAGTTGGTATGGTTGGCTCTGGCGGCGCTGGTTTTCTTCGGTTGGACCATCTACCGGCCCCAAGATGTGGCCATTACCCTCGTCTTATTGTTAGTTGGTTACGCCATCATCCTATGGCGGGCTAAACGTTATGACGCACAGCAACAGTTCTGGTATTCTCAAGTTGATGACGGGGTACGGGTTTTAGCCATCCGGCCACGGACACCGGCAGTAAAGCTTGATTTGGCTGCTGGCGATATTATCTTGGAATGTAACCACCAACCAATCGACAGTGAAACATCCTTTTACGAAGCGCTCTTAATCAATCCCACGTATTGCCACTTGAAGGTGCGCAACATGGCGGGGGAATTGAAGGTGACCGAGACGGCGATTTATGCCGGCGCGCCACATGAAATCGGGATTGTTTTATTTAGAGATCAGGAGGGATAA
- a CDS encoding PspC domain-containing protein yields MAAKKRFVRSRTNRLVGGVLGGIADYFNWNANLLRVIYVLITVAMPFAHGILGLAVYVILYTFMPLEERAEGSGPNLRDLFRGASPTPKDSGRKVIHDVTEQDVKDSHKDGD; encoded by the coding sequence ATGGCAGCAAAAAAGCGCTTTGTTCGTTCTCGTACCAACCGGTTAGTGGGTGGTGTCCTGGGCGGAATCGCTGACTATTTTAATTGGAATGCTAATCTATTACGGGTGATTTACGTGCTGATCACGGTCGCCATGCCGTTTGCTCATGGGATTTTGGGCTTGGCCGTTTACGTGATTCTTTACACGTTCATGCCCCTCGAGGAACGCGCAGAGGGCAGTGGCCCCAATCTGCGGGATTTATTCCGTGGCGCCAGTCCGACCCCCAAGGATAGTGGACGCAAGGTCATTCATGATGTGACGGAACAGGACGTCAAGGATTCGCACAAGGACGGTGATTAG
- the phoU gene encoding phosphate signaling complex protein PhoU: MRRLFDDELAELDADFTEMGMLVSEVVQQAVDAFMDRDAVAAQKLIDHDHEINQREISLEQKTFEMIALYQPVTTDLREIVTILKAVSELERAADHARNVAHSAIKFGSKQKIAVLEQLIGEMGQITTRMIREVLAAYVNKDDHAARELAEVDRKLDQLNHQIRADSYQQMRLDPAFETGASIYLNVAQDLSRIGDYVTNVCEWIVYLKSGQIVELNPANSDSPN, encoded by the coding sequence ATGCGTAGATTGTTTGATGACGAGTTGGCGGAACTGGACGCAGACTTTACGGAAATGGGCATGTTGGTCAGCGAGGTTGTGCAGCAGGCGGTGGATGCCTTTATGGATCGCGATGCCGTGGCAGCCCAGAAGCTGATCGACCACGACCACGAGATCAACCAACGTGAAATCTCTCTGGAGCAGAAAACCTTTGAGATGATCGCCTTGTATCAACCCGTAACGACGGACCTGCGTGAAATTGTGACGATCTTAAAGGCCGTTTCCGAGTTGGAGCGAGCCGCGGATCATGCCCGTAACGTGGCGCATTCCGCCATTAAGTTCGGCAGCAAGCAGAAGATTGCGGTACTTGAGCAGTTGATTGGTGAGATGGGGCAGATTACCACGCGAATGATTCGCGAAGTGTTGGCGGCCTACGTGAACAAGGACGACCATGCCGCCCGTGAATTGGCGGAGGTTGACCGCAAGCTTGATCAACTGAATCATCAGATTCGTGCCGACAGTTATCAGCAGATGCGACTGGACCCGGCGTTTGAGACCGGGGCGTCAATCTACCTAAACGTTGCGCAAGACCTCAGCCGAATTGGGGATTACGTGACTAACGTGTGCGAATGGATTGTTTACCTGAAGTCCGGACAGATTGTGGAATTGAACCCGGCCAATTCGGATAGTCCCAACTAA
- the pstB gene encoding phosphate ABC transporter ATP-binding protein PstB, producing MSKEILTTQDLHLYYGDKEALKGINLNFESKGITALIGPSGCGKSTYLRTLNRMNDLIPNVTITGTIKFKGQDLYAPSADTVQIRKEIGMVFQQPNPFPFSIYDNVIYGLRIAGEKDKEKLDAVVEKSLRQAAVWDEVKDHLHESALALSGGQQQRVCIARVLAVSPEIILLDEPTSALDPVSSSQIETTLLNLRHDYTIITVTHNLQQASRIADRTAFFMNGELVEVDQTKNIFMNPAEKQTEDYISGRFG from the coding sequence ATGAGTAAGGAAATTTTAACCACGCAGGATCTTCATTTATATTACGGAGACAAGGAGGCCTTGAAGGGGATTAACCTCAACTTTGAGTCCAAGGGGATTACGGCCTTGATCGGCCCATCCGGGTGTGGGAAGTCCACGTATTTGCGGACCTTGAACCGGATGAATGACTTGATTCCCAACGTCACGATTACGGGAACCATTAAGTTTAAAGGTCAAGACCTGTACGCGCCGAGTGCCGATACCGTACAGATTCGAAAGGAAATTGGGATGGTGTTCCAGCAACCCAATCCGTTCCCATTTTCCATCTACGATAACGTGATCTACGGTTTGCGTATCGCCGGGGAAAAGGATAAGGAAAAGCTGGACGCCGTGGTTGAGAAGTCCTTACGCCAAGCGGCCGTTTGGGACGAAGTGAAGGATCATTTACATGAAAGTGCCTTGGCCTTATCTGGTGGGCAACAGCAACGGGTCTGCATCGCGCGGGTCCTCGCCGTTTCGCCAGAAATTATCCTGTTGGATGAACCGACGAGTGCCTTGGATCCCGTTTCCAGCAGTCAAATTGAAACAACCCTCTTGAATTTACGTCACGATTATACGATTATTACAGTAACCCACAATCTCCAACAGGCGTCACGAATCGCGGATCGGACCGCGTTCTTCATGAACGGTGAGTTGGTGGAAGTGGACCAAACTAAGAATATTTTCATGAATCCCGCTGAAAAGCAGACGGAAGATTATATTAGCGGTCGATTCGGTTAA
- a CDS encoding phosphate ABC transporter substrate-binding protein: protein MSKKRWWQGLGLLLVVGLGLFAYQTREVSHAGESITAVGSTALQPLVEAAGEQYTGEHLGTFINVQGGGTGTGLSQIQEGAVQIGNSDLFAGEQKGIKAQQLVDHRVAVVGITPIVNKKAGVDHLTTAQLIQVFTGKVTNWREVGGRNVPIVLVNRAQGSGTRATFEQFGLAGHQSKTAQEQDSSGMVRQIVATTPGAISYVAFSYVDKTVQALTLNHVAPTEANVVTNQWKIWSYEHLYTKGQPTGLTKNFIHYVQSPAVQKTLVRQLGYLSPDQMQVNRDVNGQITKLEGAK, encoded by the coding sequence ATGTCGAAGAAACGCTGGTGGCAAGGATTGGGTCTACTACTTGTGGTGGGCCTGGGTCTCTTTGCCTATCAAACGCGTGAAGTCAGTCACGCGGGCGAATCCATTACGGCAGTTGGGTCAACGGCCTTGCAACCCTTGGTGGAAGCGGCTGGTGAACAATATACGGGCGAACATCTGGGAACGTTCATTAACGTTCAGGGTGGCGGGACCGGGACGGGGCTGAGCCAGATTCAGGAAGGCGCCGTTCAAATAGGTAATTCAGATCTCTTTGCCGGTGAGCAGAAGGGGATCAAAGCCCAGCAACTGGTGGACCATCGCGTCGCCGTGGTGGGCATTACACCGATTGTGAATAAAAAGGCGGGGGTCGACCACCTGACGACCGCACAACTCATTCAAGTCTTTACGGGTAAGGTGACGAACTGGCGCGAAGTGGGCGGCCGCAATGTCCCAATCGTATTGGTGAACCGGGCACAAGGGAGTGGGACGCGGGCCACATTTGAGCAATTTGGCTTAGCCGGTCACCAGTCCAAGACTGCTCAGGAGCAGGATTCTTCGGGGATGGTGCGCCAGATTGTGGCGACGACCCCCGGTGCGATTAGCTACGTGGCTTTTTCCTACGTGGATAAGACCGTGCAGGCCCTTACGTTAAATCACGTGGCGCCCACGGAAGCCAACGTGGTGACGAATCAGTGGAAGATCTGGTCGTACGAACATTTATATACGAAAGGCCAACCAACTGGCTTAACCAAGAACTTCATCCATTATGTGCAATCACCAGCAGTGCAGAAGACGCTGGTCCGACAACTCGGCTATCTGTCACCTGATCAGATGCAGGTTAACCGGGACGTCAACGGTCAAATTACGAAATTGGAGGGCGCAAAGTGA
- the pstA gene encoding phosphate ABC transporter permease PstA → MNPKTQNKVAIGTLYGVAGLVVLILMALLGYILVSGLPQLSWHFLTAPAKAFLKGGGVGIQLYNSFYLLILAMLISFPIALGAAIYLYEYAKDNWVTTTIRTAIEILSSLPSVVVGLFGFLFFVVKLNLGFSILSGAFALTFFNLPLLTRSIEDSLRTIDTTQREGGLALGLSRWETVTRVILPAAVPSILTGVILSAGRVFGEAAALIYTAGQSAPALDFTDWNPFNISSPLNPMRPAETLAVHIWKINSEGIMPDAKAISSGSSAVLVLAILLFNFAARYLGKRLYKRLTSA, encoded by the coding sequence ATGAATCCAAAAACACAAAATAAAGTAGCGATTGGAACGTTGTACGGCGTTGCTGGGTTGGTTGTCTTGATTTTAATGGCGCTTCTCGGCTATATTCTGGTCAGCGGCCTCCCCCAACTGAGTTGGCACTTCTTGACGGCACCAGCCAAGGCCTTCTTAAAGGGTGGTGGGGTCGGTATCCAACTGTACAATTCGTTTTATCTTTTGATTCTAGCAATGCTGATTTCGTTTCCGATTGCGTTGGGCGCCGCCATTTACCTTTACGAATACGCGAAGGATAACTGGGTGACCACTACGATCCGGACGGCGATTGAAATCCTGAGTTCGTTACCTTCCGTGGTGGTGGGATTGTTCGGCTTCCTGTTCTTCGTGGTTAAGCTGAACCTGGGCTTCTCGATTCTCTCTGGGGCCTTTGCCCTGACGTTCTTCAATCTCCCGTTATTGACGCGGAGCATTGAAGATTCGCTGCGAACGATTGACACCACGCAACGCGAGGGGGGCTTGGCACTGGGGTTATCGCGTTGGGAAACGGTCACACGGGTCATCTTACCGGCCGCAGTTCCCAGCATCCTGACCGGGGTGATCTTGAGTGCCGGGCGGGTCTTCGGTGAAGCCGCCGCCTTAATCTACACGGCGGGACAAAGCGCACCGGCGTTGGACTTTACCGACTGGAATCCCTTCAATATTTCCAGCCCACTGAATCCGATGCGGCCCGCCGAAACGTTGGCGGTGCACATCTGGAAGATTAATTCGGAAGGGATTATGCCGGATGCCAAGGCCATCTCGTCGGGGTCCTCAGCCGTCTTGGTGCTCGCCATTCTGTTGTTTAACTTTGCCGCGCGTTACTTAGGTAAGCGGCTGTACAAGCGGTTAACGTCCGCGTAA